AGGTAAGTTTTCCTTCAAAAGTTTAAAGGCAGGTTCTTCCATCGGCGTTTCCAGCATTACATGTTGTTTATCCTCTGGTTTGATGCGCGAGAACCCTAAGGATTTCGCCACCTGTTTCAGCTCCATAATCCGCAAAAGCTGTTGGGCCGAATCGGGAATCGGACCATAGCGATCGTTCCAGTCCACAGCGGTTTGGGTAAGGTCGGCTTTTGTCTCTGCCGAGGCCACCGCTCGATAGGCACTCATCTTTTGATCTAAATCGGTGATGTAATCGGCAGGGATAAAGGCGGTTAGGTTGAGATCCACCTGCGCTTCGTCCACCTGCGGGATTTCTTGGCCGCGAATTTCATTAATGGACTCGTCCAGCATTTCCATATACAGATCAAAGCCGATGGCCTCCATTTGCCCTGACTGTTCTGCCCCTAGCAAATTACCGACGCCGCGAATTTCCATATCCCGAACCGCTAACTGGTAGCCGGACCCGAGCTGGCTAAATTCTTGCAAAGCCCGGAGTCGCTTGCGAGCCTTCTCCGTTAGAGAACTTTGATTGGGATAAAACAACCAGGCATGGGCTTGAATCCCGGCCCGACCCACCCGACCTCGAAGCTGATAGAGCTGGGAGAGGCCAAACTTTTGGGCATCTTCAATCAAAATCGTATTCACTCGGGGAATATCCAGGCCCGATTCAATAATGGTGGTACAGACCAGGATCTCGGCATCGCCATTGCTAAAGGTCAGCATGGTTGCTTCTAGCTCCCCTTCCACCATTTGACCGTGGGCAATGGCAATTCGGGCACTGGGCACCATTTCCCGCAGCTTACCTGCGACTTCTTCGATGCCTTCCACTCGGGGCACCACATAGAAAATCTGTCCCCCTCGGTCTAGTTCTTGGCGCACGGCACTACGGATCGATTCCGAGTCGTAGGGAGAAAGATGGGTTTTGATCGGACGGCGAGAAGGAGGCGGGGTGGTAATCAGGCTCATTTCTCGAACGCCAGACAGGGCCATATATAGAGTTCGAGGGATAGGCGTAGCGCTGAGGGTGAGAACATCTACTTGGGTTTTCAGGGTTTTGATTTTCTCTTTTTGGTTGACCCCAAACCGCTGTTCTTCGTCGATGACGAGTAGGCCCAGGTCTCGGAAATTCACACTCTTGCCCAGCAGTTGATGGGTGCCAACGACAATATCTAGCTCTCCAGTTTTGAGACGATTTTGGACATCTTTCCGTTCTTCGGCACTGCGAAATCGGTTGAGAAGGCCAATTTGAATGGGGTAGGGGGCAAATCGTTCTTTCAGAGTGTGGTAATGCTGCTGGGTCAGAATGGTTGTAGGTGCGAGGAAAGCCACCTGTTTACCTGCGGTCACTGCTTTGAATACAGCACGGGTTGCAACTTCGGTTTTACCAAATCCAACATCACCACAAACGAGTCGATCCATGGGGCGAGGATTTTCCATATCCCGTTTGACATCTTGGGCAGCTTTAAGCTGATCGGCAGTGGGCTGATAAGGGAAAGAGTCTTCCATCTCTTCTTGCCAAGGCTGATCGAGGGGAAAGGTAAATCCCTCCTGCTGGGCTCGCTGGGCATAGAGCTTGAGCAGATCTACCGCCAGCTTTTTAATGGCCTTGCGAACCTTATTCTTGGTTTTCTCCCAGGCTTTCCCAGACATTTTATTGAGCTGGGGACGACCTTCGCCGGTATTGCGGAATCGAGATAAGGTGCCCAACTGATCCGCCGCTACCCGCAAAGTGCCATCGGCGTATTGCAATACCAAATATTCACGGGTTTCGTGATTTAGAGTCAGGCTCTCTAACTTGAGGAACTTGCCAATCCCGTGATTGCGATGGACGACAAAATCCCCAGGCTGGAGTTTATTGGGGTCGACCTGTTTAGACGTTGCCCGCCGTCGCTTGCGAATATAGGTGGGAGTCGCTAGGGTATGCTGACCGAAAAATTCCCGGTCTGTAATTACCACCGTGCGGAAGGTGGGCAGCACAAAGCCTTCTAGTTCAGCTAACCCGGAATACTTGAGGGCAACGGGGGTGCGCTGCTCCTGCAGTTTGTCGATGGCAAGGAAATCTTTGGGGTTAGGGACAAACTGGGCGGGGCAGTCATGCTCCTGCAACAGGGCCACGGAACGAGAGGGCTGAGCCGAGATTAGCCAGATACTGAATTTGCGATCGCGCTCCCCCCTAATCGTCTCCGCCAACTTGCCAAACTGGTGAGGCACCGCAGGTACCGTCCGACTGGACAGGTTTAAGCCCCCTTTCTCCTCTGCCAACTCCGACAGAAATATCCGCTCAAACACTTCAATTTGTTCTAGTGCGGCCTCAAAATTCTGGTGCACCTTGGGTAATGGAGTGTCTGGTAGACTGACGGACTCCCATTGCTCTTGGGCATGTTCCACCCAGCGGTTGCTGTGGGGCAGACATTGATTGGGCTCATCGACCACCACCAATGTATTCTCTGGCAGGTAATCCAATAGAGAAGCAGGTGTCTCAAAGGCCATGCCTAGAAAACGCTGACTGCCTTCTAAGGTCCCGGTTTCTAATAGAGCCAGTTCTTCTTCGGTTAAGTAGGTTTTGACTTGGGTTTGCTGGGCCTCACTTAGGTTAGCTAAGGTGATTGGCGCAAAGCTAGTGGGGGTCAGGGTGAGCTTTTCACTACTATCTAAGGAGCGCTGACTAGTGGGGTCAAACTCCCGCATTTTGTCCAGCTCGTCCCCGAACCACTCCAAACGAATGGGCAGCTCGGAGGCCACGGGAAAGATATCGACAATGTCCCCCCGCCGACTCCATTGGCCTTCGGTTTCCACCAGGGATACCCGTTCATAGCCGAGTCGAGCTAACTTATCGCTCAGGGTTTTTAGGTCTAGCTCAATCCCGGATTCCAAACTTAAGCAATAGGGTTCGAAGACCTGCACGGGCGGCAAGTGGGGTTGTAAGGCCCGTTCCGTGGTCACAATCGCTAAGGGCTTAGCCTCTGGATTGGCATTCAGTTTTAGGGTCTCGGCCAAAACCTGCAATTGTCCCCAGATCATCTCGGATTCTCGATCTAAGGATTCATAGGGGGAAGCTTCTGAGGTGGGGTAAAAATAAACGGTCTGCCAGCCCATGGCTTCTAGCTGAGTGGCCCAGCGTCCGGCTTCTTCTAGGGTGGCGGTGACTACAAACAGATGCTGCTGTTGCTGTTGGGCTAGGGCAGAGGCGACCAGTCCCTTCGGCAAGCGAGGCACACCACATAAATCCAAGAACCGCTGCTCTTTCAATTTCAGCAGCAACTCTTCCGACAGGCGGGAACGCCCTAATGCTTGCACTATGGCAGAAAAACTCATGATTGCTTATTTCCCTGCTGCGATCGTCTGCAGCACCCTTTTTTTCAACGCTTCATCACACCATAGGATAGCAAGGTCAGGCAGGCCGTGCTCGATGATTTGCTGTGGTACAGATTCTTATGACTTATCTTTAGGGGATGTCAGTTAAGGTAAACCCCTAACATTTCTAGTACTTGTGGAATATCCACTAATGGCAATCGGACCAAGAGTTGTTTGCTGCCAATATTAGGAATTGATATTTTGCTCACTCCGACTACGCCGCTTCCTGAAACAACCTTAGAAGAGATGATGGGCCATAGTGCACATAATTACCCCGAAATTAGCATTGATAGGGCCAGTCAGATGCCCAACCCTCCATGCCAACGGACAAAATTTTCAAGTTATAATCAAGCCCAACATCATCTCACCTAAATTTTGAGTTCCTCCGTTCACCACCGCAAAGCCCAAGGCGAGCAAACCCGTAGAGCCATTTTGCAATGTGCCATGAATTTGGCTTCGGTCGATGGCCTGACCGGACTCTCCATTGGCGGTCTCGCTAAAGAATTGCAGATGAGCAAAAGTGGCTTGTTTGCCCATTTTGGGTCCAAAGAAGCGCTGCAACTAGCAGTCATTGAAGGGGCTCGTAATTTAGTGTTACGAGAAGTTGTCCGGCCTGCCCTACGCGCTCCCAAAGGTTTACCGCGTTTATGGTCTCTCTGCGAAGCCTGGCTGCATTATACGGAGCAGAAACTGTTTCGAGGGGGATGTTTTTTTGCCGCCACCTCTACTGAATTTAATAGTCGCCCTGGCCCCATTCGCGATCGCTTAGCCGAAATTATGGCTGAGCGCCAACAAACTTATGCCCGTCTGATTACGAGAGCACAACAGGCTGGAGATATTCATAATAGTGTTGATCCTGATCAGCTAGCTTACGAGCTAGATATGCTGCTATTCGGGACAAATTGGGCGTATCAACTGTATGGAGATGGGGATGTGATTATGCGATCGCAAAAAGCAATACATCATCGCTTAAGGTCGGTATGTACTCATCCAGAAGACTTTGAATTTGAGGTGACGCTACCATTGCCATCTGCAGGTCCCTAAGGGTGTTGGTTAGGAATTACAACTGGACTATCAGCAAGTTGTTGAGGAGAGCAGCTTGATGAAGCTTGACTGCTGCGCTCACCTAGCCAAAAGGTGATGGGTCCCACTAAACCAAAAATTACAAACGAAGAAGCAAGGATAACCTTTTTAGAGCTTGCATTCATATTTGTTATACCCCCATCGAACTTTAACAATTTATTATTCTTTACTTAACCAATGAAATCATAAAGGTCAGATTTTATCATATTTGTCATTTTATTTTAATATTTACTGAAAAATTAAGTAAATGACGCTTTTAAGAGGTAGTGGTCAACAATATCCTTTATCTAAAAGAATATATTGCGACTATTCAAGTATGGATAGCCGTGCTAGCCCCCCATGAATACCGACAATATGCCCAATCCCATCTAGAGAAACGACACGCTGCAATGCTTCCTGTCCATGGGCTTGAAATTATTTCCTGGAAATAGCCAGGCCTTTGATCTTATCCGACACCAATTCCCATCGAATTTGCTGGGTATTGGCCTGTTCTTGCAGCTCTTCAGCTAATTCATTGAGCAGCTTATCGTCTCGCTGAATCGTCATCAGTTCAATTTCCAGCACCACTTGCTTGGGTTTACCTAAGGACTCTAAGCTTTCACTTCGCCAGGCGCTAATCATCATGTCTGCTGTATTGATGGAACCTAGGAAGACATTTCGAATTTTTTTCTCTTCATAATGCTCACAGATCAAGACAAACCGATAAATACTCGTGGATTTTCCCGGCTTATGGGGACGGAACTTCAACTGCTCCACCAAAGGTCGCATGACTAAGTTAGAGAACACTACTGCAGCTGCTCCCAGATAGGCTGGAAAGAGAAAGCCTCCCCCCACCAGGGTTCCGACTGATGCAGAGCACCATAAGGTAGCAGCTGTATTCAGCCCTCGCACACTGGTGCCTTCCCTTAAGATGACACCACCCCCCAAAAAGCCCACCCCCGACACAATCTGAGCAGCGACCCGAGTTGGGCTGGCATCTTGGGCATGCATCAACGACATCATCACAAACATGGATGAGCCGATACAAACCAAAACATTGGTTTTAAGCACAGCACGAGTCTGTCGCCACTGCCGTTCGATGCCGATCGCACTTCCCAAAATCAGAGCAACGGTCAGCCGTAAGCTGAAATCAATCCAAGTCATGCAAAAATTGCTCGATAATGCGTTTCGATTCTGACGCAATCAGGTTAAGCCAAGGCTAAGAACCCGCACTTTATTCCCTGATTTTTATACCTTCGTCGAAGATTGAGAAATTGGGCGAATCACCAACTCAGGATATCCAGTCAAGACATCTAGTTCGCGCGTGAATTGCAAGTCTTTGAAGGTTGCAATCACCAGTTCTAGAGTGGTATGAACAGGGCACCCTGACACCAAATGGCCGCCTCTACACTCCCCTAATTCGTTCGCAACGGTCATATGTAAGTGAACACCTGCTGAGCTGATGGTGCCGGACAAAGTTAGGATTTCATGTTTTCCAGCTAGGGCTGTTGGTATTTCAGCATTGGCAAACCGCAACTGCACGCTGCTCAAGCTACCCACGGCACTCAAAATACTGCCCGCATTAATCTGCTCACGCTTAGCGATTGCTTCGATGGCTGGGCGCACGTCTGTACCGGGTGATAACCTCAGGGCCAATACCTGCAGAGGACTTTGTTCTGATACATGATTGATATCCATGATTCAAGCTGTTGACTCACC
The Acaryochloris marina S15 genome window above contains:
- the mfd gene encoding transcription-repair coupling factor — protein: MSFSAIVQALGRSRLSEELLLKLKEQRFLDLCGVPRLPKGLVASALAQQQQQHLFVVTATLEEAGRWATQLEAMGWQTVYFYPTSEASPYESLDRESEMIWGQLQVLAETLKLNANPEAKPLAIVTTERALQPHLPPVQVFEPYCLSLESGIELDLKTLSDKLARLGYERVSLVETEGQWSRRGDIVDIFPVASELPIRLEWFGDELDKMREFDPTSQRSLDSSEKLTLTPTSFAPITLANLSEAQQTQVKTYLTEEELALLETGTLEGSQRFLGMAFETPASLLDYLPENTLVVVDEPNQCLPHSNRWVEHAQEQWESVSLPDTPLPKVHQNFEAALEQIEVFERIFLSELAEEKGGLNLSSRTVPAVPHQFGKLAETIRGERDRKFSIWLISAQPSRSVALLQEHDCPAQFVPNPKDFLAIDKLQEQRTPVALKYSGLAELEGFVLPTFRTVVITDREFFGQHTLATPTYIRKRRRATSKQVDPNKLQPGDFVVHRNHGIGKFLKLESLTLNHETREYLVLQYADGTLRVAADQLGTLSRFRNTGEGRPQLNKMSGKAWEKTKNKVRKAIKKLAVDLLKLYAQRAQQEGFTFPLDQPWQEEMEDSFPYQPTADQLKAAQDVKRDMENPRPMDRLVCGDVGFGKTEVATRAVFKAVTAGKQVAFLAPTTILTQQHYHTLKERFAPYPIQIGLLNRFRSAEERKDVQNRLKTGELDIVVGTHQLLGKSVNFRDLGLLVIDEEQRFGVNQKEKIKTLKTQVDVLTLSATPIPRTLYMALSGVREMSLITTPPPSRRPIKTHLSPYDSESIRSAVRQELDRGGQIFYVVPRVEGIEEVAGKLREMVPSARIAIAHGQMVEGELEATMLTFSNGDAEILVCTTIIESGLDIPRVNTILIEDAQKFGLSQLYQLRGRVGRAGIQAHAWLFYPNQSSLTEKARKRLRALQEFSQLGSGYQLAVRDMEIRGVGNLLGAEQSGQMEAIGFDLYMEMLDESINEIRGQEIPQVDEAQVDLNLTAFIPADYITDLDQKMSAYRAVASAETKADLTQTAVDWNDRYGPIPDSAQQLLRIMELKQVAKSLGFSRIKPEDKQHVMLETPMEEPAFKLLKENLPEHLRSRFVYFPGKVTVRGLGVMKADRQLESLIDWLGKMKGALPEIEKALVEAV
- a CDS encoding TetR/AcrR family transcriptional regulator, whose amino-acid sequence is MSSSVHHRKAQGEQTRRAILQCAMNLASVDGLTGLSIGGLAKELQMSKSGLFAHFGSKEALQLAVIEGARNLVLREVVRPALRAPKGLPRLWSLCEAWLHYTEQKLFRGGCFFAATSTEFNSRPGPIRDRLAEIMAERQQTYARLITRAQQAGDIHNSVDPDQLAYELDMLLFGTNWAYQLYGDGDVIMRSQKAIHHRLRSVCTHPEDFEFEVTLPLPSAGP
- a CDS encoding MgtC/SapB family protein, with amino-acid sequence MTWIDFSLRLTVALILGSAIGIERQWRQTRAVLKTNVLVCIGSSMFVMMSLMHAQDASPTRVAAQIVSGVGFLGGGVILREGTSVRGLNTAATLWCSASVGTLVGGGFLFPAYLGAAAVVFSNLVMRPLVEQLKFRPHKPGKSTSIYRFVLICEHYEEKKIRNVFLGSINTADMMISAWRSESLESLGKPKQVVLEIELMTIQRDDKLLNELAEELQEQANTQQIRWELVSDKIKGLAISRK
- a CDS encoding PPC domain-containing DNA-binding protein, producing the protein MDINHVSEQSPLQVLALRLSPGTDVRPAIEAIAKREQINAGSILSAVGSLSSVQLRFANAEIPTALAGKHEILTLSGTISSAGVHLHMTVANELGECRGGHLVSGCPVHTTLELVIATFKDLQFTRELDVLTGYPELVIRPISQSSTKV